CTGTCTATCCCCTGTCCCATCGGCAATCCTAACCTTATCCACTCAAAGTCACATGCCTAACCTCAAACCCCAACCAATTGGCAGGTCTAGTGGAATTTGGGACCCTAAACGGTACGTGAACCAACTTTCTGTGTCCTATGCCCTTAACAGGAGCAGTTCCTGCAGGAGCGCANNNNNNNNNNNNNNNNNNNNNNNNNNNNNNNNNNNNNNNNNNNNNNNNNNNNNNNNNNNNNNNNNNNNNNNNNNNNNNNNNNNNNNNNNNNNNNNNNNNNATTTGCATTGAGAggtgatcttatggaaagttccccatgccaatctctatgtacgGTAAAGGGTTTGTGACGATgtggggggctattttaatacattattcattcacaaagaaaatttgtgtcctttttagaaggttggattttccagatcaattttttttattcctcttttctctgACCATAGAGCTTCCACTGCAGAAAAAGGCAgcaaatatttaacaataaagttggtggaaaaaaaaatctattcatatcgcaattcaagctctacagattcaaattCTATTCCTAGAATTCAAAATTTTGTAATGGCGTGTacactatcacatgggaaaaataactacatttacatactgtgaatcttttattttttttttcttcattgaatcttgagcctaaaaatcgaCAAGAAACAAGATAGCCGAGCTGTTAAGCCACTCAACCCAATGGATAGGCACAATTTTCAAAGTGAACCTATGTTAGTTCTAGGTGCTCAGTGACTACCAGTCTCCTCTGCTGTTgatttagctagctgtctataGCCATGAGCTAAGTTACCGCACGTACTACAGTAACGTTGACGCCCgtcgtcctcgggtcacatttgacccatGTTCGAAGTTTCTATATGAGAACATCTtggtttttttcaaccaaattgtattgaatttttttgtgttttatttaattattcctACTTCACTTTGAcagtctgattatccatcaacatatgCTCCTTTGATCTTAAATTCTAGAATTATTCATACTTTCtgcatttttaactcaaaagtTAGATACAATTTCGTATAGGCTACACGTGGTGTACATGGTTGACCTTAAAATCCCAAAATGCTACAAAAACTAACTATGAAGAGACAAAAACGCGGCAATTAGTGACAAAACTATCAAAACCAGTGCTTTTTGAGCCGGAAggacaactcaagggttaagTAAGCAACTATGtccaaatgtttttctaaagGCTCTGACACCCCGACCCGACGGCCAACCCCCTCCCCGAGTTGGTCCCAAAAGTTCCTCGGAACACACCGACGCGACGCCGACGCGAGCGTACGTTCTGCACGTGCGCAAGACGCAATACGTCCCTGTAACAGGCGCCGCTAATCTGGATTGTcccctaaaaaaaatgaaaactggcagctgattggacgaacgcgtcaCGTGGGTATCCGGAATTTCCAAACCAACCATAATGGCGGCTCGTTCAGAATCCGATCTCATATTTAACgtaaatagttcaccaaaataaatatctgcaaacattttaagtgagaaGTAGAccgtgcagttgctgaatctgtcctTATTTCAGATCAATAAAGGTCAgtgtaaccctcatgttgtcctcaggtcaaattgaccccttttcctatatcaatgtatttttttgtaattccccaaaataacatgattgattccacccaacgctctttggcaagtacaaatctctactttcattaattttgggggcgtcttattcaattttatagcattctATATAGCACTCCACCTTGATCCCATTTGTAGTGCTTGATTTGAAATGAGCTAAACTGGCTTGAAAGCTTCATCCATAAACCCCGGAGACTGTTCTGAACACTGAGTTTCAGCATTGAATGTGTATATCTACGTTCAACAGGATTACGGCTGCCCCCTcattttcggccggatgtcccaCACGTTGACATGTTAAACTCCGGTTGATACCGGGAACAACCTCCGAGCTAGAGCCGACAGTCAAATTTGAGTTAACTTTGTTGTTGTAACACTTCTTATCACACACTCCACAGCCATTTCAGTTACAGAGCTCGCCTCCCTACGTGCatacgttccaccaaaacaagttccttccagaggctatttcgCAGAGGCACCGTACCTGCGCCCGGCCCTTAGCTCCGCCCAAGACCATTgggattggttcaaagaaacgCCAGTAAACCAGAGCCTGTTATCCTAgttctttttcacagcagacatgggTAGAAAAGGCACAGGTGTTGCTAACAACATGGACGACGGCTCTGTTGTAAGCTGTGACCGGGTGACTTTCCTTAgtgtgaccttttttttttcggCAAGATGTTGCACAGCAACCACAAACAATTGCCACGTTTAATTTGTGTATACACTGTGTATATGGGAATATACCACAAAGGTTAAGAGGGGAAACAGGACCGCAGACAATGTCCAAAGTCATCATACCCCAAATGTAATATTATAAATAAGGATGTAACGGTATGAAAATATAACCTCTCAGTTATAGTGATCAAAATGATCACGGTGTTTTTAATATAGTACATTCaatgcctttagcagcaacttttGGATGAAATATCTTCCATCGGCTGTCCTTCGGTGTTCTTACAATAACCCAAACATGCCCATGCTTCAGACTCGGTCCTCTTAAAGGGCTGAGCGccgtcctctcctcctcccgcCGTGACTCCAACTTAAAGGAAACACGTCGTAGGGCGCGCTGTGCGCCTGCGTGGCCACTTCAGGAGCCTCTGctgaagctgggaaggattcAATGCGGCGTTTccacacatattttaaatgaaaacggtaATTGTTATTGTCAATATTTGTATCGTGGTTTACCCTaacaccctaaccctaattaTAATGTAGATGAACATCAATTTGCATGAACGTATTGAAAGAAAGTATATCTACagatacacacagtacatgctACATGAAGACTTTCTGTCTGAGCATGGAACACAACCACCAGAGGGGGACTCTGGCACTTTAATTCTTATTTGGCGCTCTTGATATGTGAATGGAAGAAGTCACTGGGAGACGTTGCTATCAGTGTATCAGTATCATTTTTTAGTAACCTCCTACATATGGtgtatctgtcattttatcctttttattcaaataaaaaaaaaattgagtgaCACACAACCCTGCCCTaatttatgtatatttaaatttgataaatCATTTGGACGCTGCATGTATTATTTCAAGTGTTTAGGAATGTAAATATGACCTAGCTGTACTAATGACTAATACTGTGATGGTAtccccttcctcctcatctACTGCAGGTACTTGAAGTATCTGACCAAGAAGTACCTGAAGAAGAACAACCTGAGAGACTGGCTGCGGGTCGTGGCCAACACCAAGGAGAGCTACGAGCTGCGCTACTTCCAGATCAAccaggacgaggaggaggaggaggatgaagattAAACTTCACaaccctttaaataaaattccaaactagaaaaaaaaagtctttgtcttttttttaaaaatgtttttatttttgttctctGGGTACCACACATAGAGGCTATATACATACCGGAGATATGAACATAACGCTgtatgctctttttttttttttcattaagcacaattaaattacatgtttttttttttaccttttattttccTGGTACTCAATCCTTTTCTTCTGTGACACCTGAGTCAAAGATAAGTGTTATTTTcatagaggaaaaaaagatggaaaaaaaaaaccaatgaAGCTGGTTATAATTACTAAAAAGGCTCCGGTTAAACCCAACGGGAACCGTTTAAACCGCGGCTCGTGACTTCAGGACCTTCCGGGCTCTTGATCCACGTTGATGCGTTTAGATGCAGCTGAaactcttgctctctctctgtggggCATCCTCTGTTACAGCTGTGGTAACCTTGACAACAGTTAGCCCACTGGCAGCCAGGACTCCCTCACAGCATGCAGCCGTGAGGCTTTTAGGGTCTAAAAGGGGAAGTTGGAAAAACGATTTAACTCCttatttctacctttttttttagaaattagGCAAACCGAATTAGACCCAAACCTATTAAATGACATGTTTCCTAAGGGGGGAAAGCAGGTGTTTTGTTTCCTTCCTACAGTCTGGATTCATTTAGAGGAGAGGTTGTGCACGAACAGGGAAGCAGCAGAAGTTTCTGTCTCCGTTCTCCGGACTTCCAGATGAAAGGGGCAGGCGACAGGCGCGGGACCGGATCCGCCTATCAGCGGCGCATGCATAGCGTTGCCTTTTACACACCACTAGTTACTGGTTACTAAGAGAGCATGACTAACTAGTTGTGGGTGAAATTATGGGATGCATCGCCATGGCAACAGACCAGACGTCACAATCTGGGCATGTGTGttccatttttgtctttcttatttttcagACTGGAAGACCTGGATAGAGATCAGTagaaattaatataatttatataatttttttttttaattaaatgtttttactctTGGAGAAAAATCCTCAGATTTACTACAaaataatatgtaatttttttttttattttttttttatttttttggtggAATAGCCTACATTTGTGTTTGGGTGAAGAAAGAGACTGGGCTGCGGCGTCTGGAGGGTTAACTTTCAGTATTCTCAGCCTAAAAGGGGTTCGGGGGGCTATGAGATAAAGATGCCGGGGTCGCTGAGTAATGAAGACGAGGGACAAGACGACATGGATTTTGAAGACGATATGCCAGGTGAGGGGGAaggggggagtggggggggggtaggcGGGGTGTCCTTCAGAGTCTTTTTTTTGCGCCGCTACGCCTTGATTGCGGGGAAAAGGGCTTGTCCTGCGTTCCTGAGaccagagaggaagaggaggaggaggaggaggaggaggggtggggtgcAATAAGCACAGTCATGCTGTTATTTCTTTGCACGACCTAGTGTCTTAAAAGTGGGATCGGGTTTTGGGGATTCTGGCTGTCCTCACATCCAGGCTGattttcttttggggggggggggggggggggggggggggggtgcatgaTGAAAAACCCTGCTGCACGGTTTCTGGAcgctgtgttttttcttcttctttcttttctttcacatgcGTGTACAAGTGTATGGCTTTCAGCTCAAGTTTGGTTCCTGGAAGCTGTTTTAAACCAATGCATTGGTGTCAGTGTGTGGTGTGTCCTAGAAATGGACTACTGTGACTACATGTGGTTTTGGTACATGTGATGCGTTTCTGTGCTGGTTCCACTTGAGATCAGGAGGCTGCTCCaacttgaatgtttttttttttcctagcCCTGCATGGCCCTAGAGGTGTGAAAGCCACGTGTAGGCTCCAGTAAACAGTCCTTATGGTGTGCCATGGTGTCCTTAACCGTGATCATGTGCACTGCTGAGGAAGACCATGGCCCCGGGGTCATCAACATCCCTTTAGCTCTAGGTCGCACACTAACTGGAATTAACTCTAACCCACATTCTCGACACGCAGCTCGGCTTCAGCTTCTCAGCCAAATGTGTGCAATATTTCTCGTGGCTGTAAAATGAATCTGTCAACCATTGTGGCAATAAACCAATTGTAGGCtatacattgacattttttaacccttATAGATGTTAAAAACTAATCAAAGCACAGGGGGTGTTAAGAGTCCCTAATAAATGACCTGACCACAACATGCTTGCCAAATTGTGGTCATTTGGTTTTCTTTGGTCTATAAACTCAACCATTCTTTGTCCTAATAGCTGTAAAGCACCTGATTGGTTTGGGATATCCCGGTCACAACGTTGAGCTGACTAAAACGATGTTTTCTATAGTAGTAGTTCgagatttggattttttttggaCTGCTGCATCTGTGAGCCGCAAAGACAAATCGAATGGTATTACTATTAAAAGAAtggccaactattttgattgtCGATTAATCGGTTTAGGTCATAAAGATTCTCAGATTTCCAGCTGCTTTAATGCGAATGTGTTCTAGTTTCTTgggcaaaacaagacatttggaGACGTCATCTTGGACTTTTTGGGAAACTGATCTACATTcgtcattgttttttgttaaacatttaGACATAAGAACTGATccattaattgagaaaataatcaaacgATGACGCACAATGAAACAAGTTAGTTGCCTAGAGGGTTAATGGTGTCTGCTTGGTGATCTGATAAACCAATGATGGGATTGGCTGAAGTGATGAGCTGCCATGACTTTAACATGCAGTAATACTTGTAACTGTAAGGTGTCTGTCATGAGCAGCCAGGAGCCAGCTTCATCAAAATGTGCTGTACATCCCAGTCAAACCAAGTCCTACAGAGGCTGAGGCGACAAAGTGCATTCTGCTGGGCATGAGTAATCTTTGTGCCACGGGGTCAGATTGGCCAGTGCAGTCAATAGATtcctattttcttcttttcttgcaACTCGCTCTGAGGCATCAGTAAATTCGATTTTGGTTTGATGTCAAGGGCAACACCTAAAACACGCCGCTTTGCCTTCTTCTTACTTTTCACATCACAATATGGAACTTTTCAtggttaaaactaaaaaaagccaATGCAATGTTGTCTCCAGCCATTGGTCTGCGTCTACTTGCTGTTTAGTGATAATATTATTACACACAGTtgcagtggcttgagaaagtttacccACTCATTCTTAtgttaaaaagaggaataaaaaatatctttttaaaattgatcttaatgctttatctgaaaaaaattggaaaatccaTCTTTTTAACGACacccattttctttgtgaatgactaatgtattgtaaataaataaatgttcttccttaaaatacagggggcataaatatacaccccccccctatgttaaattcttATAGATGCAGGcacatttggatttttaaaatattattttttttttttttatggatccaggatacaatgcatcctgataaagttcccttggcctttggaattaacatatactatatgtatatataatataatttaacacagggggggtgtatacttatgctctctctatttaaaaaaagaacacatctTTAgctacaatacattattcattcacaaagaaaatcggtgtccttaaaaggttgttcaattttcttctttttcttcaattaaggcgttaagatcaatttccaaaacatgtttttttattcctcttttgaaccaactttagcctgggtgtgtaaactttttcaagccactgtacattaCAAAGGAGTTGTTGGTCCATATAAAGGCACTTCAGACAGTCACATGCATAAGGCTGTCTCCGGAAAAGGTCCATGGAACGTTTAGAGtcaaaacattgaatgaatcATTTTCACCAACGTGGTTTCCATGGTGCATTTCTTGCACATGGTTCATGCTTGTTTCGAAGGTCTTGAGCCTCAAATGCTGGTGCATTGTTTAACTGTGCTGTTTAACTGTCACAACAAATGGGATATATTAACGGAAGTATATCATCTGCGTATTATCATATCTATCTGTGACTAAAACAGGATTTTCTAAGTCTGTAGGAAttgccattttctttcctgTAGGCTACACAATGTTTTTCACAAGCCAGAATAATACCAATAGGCTTGCATTGACTTGCACTGTGCAGTACGGAGAGATAAAGACAGAGTtagagaggtgggggggggggagacggAAAGGGAGTGTTTGAGTGTCGAAGCATCATCTATGAGTGCCAGTCGTAGCCTGAGGGAGAAAACAAGCACTGATGCGTGTCCTTAATAACCTTGTAGTTGGTTAAGCATGTATATGAGAGGTAAGGTGGAATTGGTTATGGCAGGTTAGTGAGGAGGTGTGAATTGTAAAGTTTTCATATATCAGATGAAATTGATTTATGTCATATCAAAGGGACTCTTTAAGGTTGTCATCTCTATGTAGTGAAGGGTAAATTTACTGACAATTAGACAATAATTTCTACTTATTATGCCTTAATGAAGCTCTTTCTGTGGCTAAATGTTGATATCTGCAGTATACGGACAGTGGTAAATGTCTTTGCTGTCTTCTTTTTTGATCATATCATAGTCTTGCAAATCCATTGTTATGCTGCTGATACAGGAAGCAGTGTGCAGACAGTTTACAACCTCCATCAACAGGCATCAAAGTGACAGACGGGGTCAGGAATCCAGGTCCAATCTTTCCCCACATCAAGATGCTCCCGTGCAATTAAAACGCAACGATGTAGAAGCACATCCTAGGGGGATTTCAGACCCCTTAAAGCTAAGCTATCACAGCCTTTATTTGTTGTGGCACATAAAGTGTCCTAATTCTCTTTGTCTCACTCCGGGTGCTAACACTGTCACAGATTGTTCCTTTGTGTTTTCgggtttttaattgtttttgttcgTCCCTAAAATTGAAAGATTATCATGAGCTTTGGTGTGCCTACAAATGTTATCCCCAATTGGAAAGAGCTCTATTTTTGGAACCCTCGCTGTGAAAGTTGAcaccatttatttttcttgctgCGCGTGCCCAAAGCCTGTGCATGAAAGATGCgctattttaatgtgtgttttcagataAGCGGTGCAGCATTTTGGTCTGTTTGATATCCGCTTTATTTTTGCAAACATAATGTATGATCTTGTGCATATATTGTCAATGATAGATATACTTTTGATGGTGCTATTTGGTCTCTATCCCTCCATCACTTTGATGattccattttctaataatagTCTATGGGTGTCTTTGTCTGAAGGCGTTCCAGGCCTTAGCTATGAGCACTTGATCaatgaagagagaaaagcagtggctccgtttttcctcctctttagCAAGCAAGGCTGGGCAACATTAAGTGGGCATTTCCAGACAGGGGCCAACAGAGAAAGGGCTAATATGCTTTCCAGTAAACTCTAACTTCCTCACTTGGGAGTCGCTCACGAATCTCCCTTCTAATGGGTCAGTCCGGTGGCCAAGACCTTGCAGGAAGGTCAGGACCGTGTCCGTGCCATCCGTCCGCACTTTACAGAAGGCTCTTTTGCCAAGTGGagctttgtttctctgtctaaCATAACCTAGTGCCGGACCTCCCTGTGCCACATGACTGAGCGACCCCCTTCCCTTTCCAACACCTGGCACAGCCTGGTCCACTCACCAGGCAGAGAGATTATCATTCCCCCGAGGGCCTACCCTTTGGGGACTTCGCAGGCCACTTGCTGTCGGCGGTTTTCAGATTGCATGGCAATGTAGGCGTTAAACGCAGACATCTTTCTTTGTTGGGATTTTCGATCAACTGCATTGCTGCCCATACACGAGGTGCATTAACCAGAGACCATTTGTACTTTGTAATGTGATTGCTAACAACAACTATCACAGCTTTGAGGCTGTACTCCAGACACAAACAGCACGGGGGCTAAGTaattagcacttctgcctcacagcaagaaagttCTTGGTTGGAGTCCAGGTTGTCTTTCTATGTGGAGTGTGTATtttctccccgtgtttgcgtgggtttcctccgggtgccccggtttcttcccaccataaagacatgcatactaggtaggactacagttgaaaaatagatgattggctaacactggtgcaaatacagaaatgttgGTTAATGTagattgtcctaatcaaattaataaataaattatattaaacaaGGGGCGCTtagagctaaatgctaactaGCTGATGTTAAGCATCTGACTATTTTagcttagcatgctaacatttgttaatCACTATTTGGTCTTAAACCCAAAgtggcaatccatccaacagttgttgagacatttcactcaaaactacaaagttatacttttcaaatgtcaacctcacgatgaaaaacatacacaaaaaagtaTGAGGATCTTTAAAGTCATTAGGATTAATCAGCTGGGAAATATGAATGTTTGTACAACATGTAATAGGGATTAATCCAGGATAGatgttgacatattttacaGAGTAAGATAAATTTGTCCAAATGGTGGCGCTACAGGAAAGTCatttaggattcatcctctggggaccatgaatgtctctACAAAATGTCCTAGAAATCTGTCCAGTAGTTCAGTAGTCCAGTAGTCTgtccaaagtggtggactgagcGCTCAACAAACCAACGCTGCCATTAAGAAATGGACTTAGTCTGCTCTGCTGCATATATTTAACCTTTTAAAACCTACATCAATAACACTGCATCACCACTGTCAAGTTTGAGTGTTTTATTGTACAGAAAACAGAGCAAAGGACACACAGTCCGGCCTCATCTGGTGCATCTCATCAGTGATGTGTGGTCAACCTGTTACTCACTGAGACAAGAGGTGCAGACGGCGTGCTTTCTGTAATCCGGAGCCTTCTACATCTGCATCCGAGACATGCCATTAGCTGTACATCTCAGTGAGATGCAAGGCTTGGCTTGCATACGTCATGGACTTAAACACACCTGAGACGTCAAAGAGCGTCCTGTTTGAGATACTGAATACATAAAGTCAAGGCTTTATTAAAAAGAGAGacataaaggagagaggagcacaCTATGTGTGagtcagatagatagatagatagatagatagatagatagatagatagatagatagatgtagggctgtaatctcccggtcgactagtcgatttattggtcgataaattctggctcgaccaaaattctgattggtcgagtTTTTGCCGTGTTAAtctcatcaggtggaagcatagaccgttactgtctatgggtggaaagcactaattgccaatgggggtgttttcagagcatccctgtttcacaggtaacagtctgtcttcagaacaacccccttgttttctcttttgttggattagcccgacccactgggaacagattgaagaaagaactagaaagccttcgtggtttgctgaatatttatttaatcgTGAGTGTTCAatttccagtcagtcctcctctaccatgtcgaagacatcgccagtgtggcagcgttttacaaaaatagataacgggaaaaagttgaat
The Etheostoma cragini isolate CJK2018 chromosome 4, CSU_Ecrag_1.0, whole genome shotgun sequence genome window above contains:
- the rpl22 gene encoding 60S ribosomal protein L22 — encoded protein: MAPIKKQVVRKQGGKRKKQILKFTLDCTHPVEDGIMDAANFEQFLQERSDTPTRRPTPSPSWSQKFLGTHRRDADASPFQLQSSPPYVHTFHQNKFLPEAISQRHRTCARPLAPPKTIGIGSKKRQYLKYLTKKYLKKNNLRDWLRVVANTKESYELRYFQINQDEEEEEDED